A single region of the Podospora pseudopauciseta strain CBS 411.78 chromosome 1, whole genome shotgun sequence genome encodes:
- a CDS encoding hypothetical protein (COG:B; EggNog:ENOG503PAXH), producing the protein MAVVLPSPPATASPGLDGVVTKPDTTTRAPRVKPTKEDLLKTHAVHVQKQANSPENAPRPVKQPNLALAYPASTKSIREVDIIPLSQLEVNSHHRGSGLILKVISPPFLGAGAVSIVEDEFGNVDKISIYNQNDSSILSGVPEGCIIGVKEPYYTINGKNADGSEDYMICVDHPSDVTLIRFTDPIIPEPLRLGPLLKTAEDWKKAGDTAFLEKDFPTAVFCYTEALDCAEDEGFKPSIYTKRAGTSLILGRYDSAKEDALASRTGTSTDWKAYYTAGRACYGLCNYSESKEYLSKALELNPTNPAIKKEYERCLARLHEEETGDYDFEAIYKSLSPKNVHLDLGSFTRNTEVKASPLHGRGLFATKDLAPGDLVFAEKATLMPNQYEPMRASAALYALTVRQLLDNPSLCKSVLQLYPGEMTYERNPLEGTLVDGVPVLDVFVIEGLRNKNCFSVPLSTLEDTRPTAQEGRQAKGLWVHASNLNHACVPNTLRSFLGDMLISRATRHIKAGEEIFQQYVPVKSLPDVRNGVYKDGWGFECSCTLCVAELKQSSEASREKRKDLLAQVEKILNKKTPRAKTIIPDATIRSVDKLMKQLEEAHEPEIYGRLPRLTLIYGSNWLVGAYRGKKNYSKTIRHAVKVLRNFGFEMPQGAESQDKVWDPRQMFFSEEWHSLMTIHVVVALRRLAEAYNGLGKKEMAERSVEAAEFGYMLVTGFKNDLSNLDR; encoded by the exons ATGGCAGTTGTACttccctcaccacccgccaccgccagcccTGGGCTCGACGGCGTGGTCACCAAACCAGACACCACCACGAGAGCACCGAGAGTCAAGCCAACGAAAGAGGATCTCCTCAAGACGCACGCCGTCCACGTCCAGAAACAGGCCAACTCGCCCGAGAACGCGCCGAGACCCGTCAAGCAGCCCAACTTGGCGCTTGCCTATCCTGCTTCGACAAAGTCGATTCGCGAAGTTGATATT ATCCCTCTATCACAACTCGAGGTCAACTCACACCACCGAGGTTCAGGCCTCATTCTCAAAGTCATCAGCCCACCATTCCTTGGGGCGGGAGCAGTGAGCATAGTCGAGGATGAGTTCGGTAATGTGGACAAGATCTCCATCTACAACCAGAATGACTCGTCTATCCTTTCTGGTGTACCAGAAGGGTGCATCATTGGTGTGAAGGAGCCCTACTACACCATCAACGGGAAGAATGCGGATGGGAGCGAGGATTACATGATCTGTGTCGACCACCCATCAGATGTGACGCTGATTAGGTTCACCGACCCCATCATTCCTGAGCCATTGAGATTGGGACCATTGCTCAAGACGGCGGAGGACTGGAAGAAGGCGGGCGATACGGCGTTTTTGGAGAAGGACTTCCCAACGGCGGTGTTCTG CTACACCGAAGCTCTGGATTGTGCCGAGGATGAAGGATTCAAGCCATCAATCTACACCAAGCGCGCCGGGACAAGTCTAATTCTCGGCCGCTATGATTCCGCGAAGGAGGATGCTCTCGCCTCTCGAACGGGCACCAGCACGGACTGGAAAGCATACTACACTGCTGGGAGAGCATGCTATGGGCTTTGCAACTACTCGGAATCGAAGGAATATCTTTCCAAGGCTCTCGAGctcaacccaaccaacccagccatcaagaaggagtACGAGCGGTGTCTCGCCAGGCTGCACGAGGAGGAGACTGGCGACTACGACTTTGAAGCCATCTACAAGTCCCTGAGCCCAAAGAACGTTCACCTGGATTTGGGGTCTTTCACCCGTAACACAGAGGTAAAGGCAAGCCCGCTCCACGGAAGAGGATTGTTCGCCACCAAGGATCTCGCACCCGGGGATCTTGTCTTTGCAGAAAAGGCCACCCTGATGCCCAACCAGTACGAGCCGATGAGGGCGTCGGCTGCGCTGTATGCCTTGACCGTCCGTCAACTGCTAGACAACCCATCACTGTGCAAGTCAGTACTCCAGCTCTACCCCGGCGAGATGACCTACGAGCGAAACCCGCTCGAAGGCACCCTCGTAGATGGTGTTCCAGTCCTAGACGTCTTCGTCATCGAAGGCCTCCGCAACAAGAACTGCTTCTCCGTGCCCCTGTCAACACTCGAAGACACCAGGCCAACCGCCCAAGAAGGTCGCCAAGCAAAAGGTCTCTGGGTCCACGccagcaacctcaaccacGCCTGcgtccccaacaccctccgATCGTTCCTCGGCGACATGCTGATCTCCCGTGCGACTCGACACATCAAGGCAGGCGAGGAAATCTTCCAGCAATATGTTCCCGTCAAATCCCTCCCTGATGTCCGCAACGGGGTGTACAAAGACGGATGGGGTTTCGAGTGCTCGTGCACCCTGTGCGTCGCCGAGCTCAAGCAATCGTCGGAGGCTAGTcgagagaagaggaaggatttGCTCGCGCAGGTGGAGAAGATCTTGAACAAGAAGACGCCGAGGGCAAAGACGATTATTCCCGACGCGACAATTCGATCGGTGGATAAGCTGATGAAgcagttggaggaggcgcaCGAGCCGGAGATTTACGGGCGATTGCCGAGACTGACGTTGATTTACGGGAGCaattggttggttggggcgtatagggggaagaagaactACTCTAAGACGATTAGACATGCGGTGAAGGTGTTGAGGAACTTTGGGTTTGAGATGCCGCAGGGGGCGGAGAGCCAGGACAAGGTGTGGGACCCGAGGCAGATGTTCTTTTCGGAGGAGTGGCATTCGTTGATGACGATTCATGTGGTGGTTgccttgaggaggttggcggaggCGTACAATGGGTTGGGGAAAAAGGAGATGGCTGAGAGGAGTGTGGAGGCGGCCGAGTTTGGCTATATGCTCGTTACTGGGTTCAAGAATGACCTGAGCAATTTGGATAGGTAG
- a CDS encoding hypothetical protein (COG:S; EggNog:ENOG503P5G4): MASTKPFIRVRKAELADTDAIVRIHYEAFDDDVMNQLMHPGGATEASRKRFGERVFPRPQSDEELAKNGETILNVAEYFPEGPDGPGEVVAFSKWVLHRNPRTEEQWMSEDYVPTVENFGEGADLSVINAFIGELNRKQRDHAKGEAALFLGILACSPDRQRLGAGSALVKWGTDLADSLRLPTRLESSPVGYAVYRKFGFEDVDVLDMKVKETWGVTKEEGRYWGENNAVALAGPVPEGVMRSVIMRRPVKRRGSAA; encoded by the exons ATGGCTTCCACCAAACCCTTCATTCGAGTCCGCAAAGCCGAACTGGCCGATACTGATGCCATTGTCCGAATCCACTACGAAGCCTTTGACGATGATGTTATGAACCAGCTCATGCATCCGGGTGGTGCCACAGAAGCCTCGCGGAAAAGGTTCGGGGAGCGGGTTTTTCCCAGACCCCAATCAGATGAAGAGCTAGCGAAGAATGGAGAGACTATCTTAAACGTTGCTGAATACTTTCCCGAGGGCCCTGATGGGCCTGGTGAAGTGGTTGCTTTCTCCAAGTGGGTTCTTCACCGAAACCCTCGGACGGAAGAACAGTGGATGTCGGAGGACTATGTGCCCACTGTCGAGAACTTTGGCGAGGGCGCTGATCTTTCCGTGATCAATGCTTTTATTGGAGAGTTGAACAGGAAGCAGAGGGACCACGCGAAGGGCGAAGCAGCTTTGT TCCTCGGTATCCTTGCTTGCAGCCCGGACCGACAGCGACTGGGCGCCGGATCGGCCCTTGTGAAGTGGGGAACCGATCTTGCCGACAGCCTTAGGCTTCCCACCAGGCTCGAGTCTTCTCCTGTTGGATATGCCGTTTACCGGAAGTTTGGGTTCGAAGATGTGGACGTTTTGGACATGAAGGTCAAGGAAACATGGGGCGTCACCAAAGAAGAGGGTCGGTACTGGGGGGAGAACAACGCTGTAGCACTTGCCGGGCCAGTACCCGAGGGTGTGATGCGGTCTGTTATCATGAGGCGGCCTGTCAAGCGTAGAGGTAGTGCTGCATGA
- a CDS encoding hypothetical protein (COG:S; EggNog:ENOG503PEV2): MLSKTILTIAAALAVLAQTAQASQAPIPGYGVVDIQFDLPIYPGNATSETVPIIGTIEHAVAHMEALYPGWNQSLFKLPSQRHFVYDDSDRNIIPESFNCWGRWKGCSWSAIARGIDYLWQLPIYPMPTNGPGPGNCGRVSCSYDSAIWWCNDNDFSKTVRWINISAGAEYMNGAFGSFWGNKGKCVDSDDGAWQSAGQAFYPGNFNVILNADKC; this comes from the exons atGCTTTCCAAGACCATTCTGACCATCGCTGCCGCCCTGGCCGTCCTGGCCCAGACTGCCCAGGCCTCGCAGGCCCCTATCCCCGGCTACGGAGTCGTCGACATCCAGTTCGACCTGCCCATCTACCCCGGTAACGCCACCAGCGAGACTGTGCCCATCATCGGTACCATTGAGCATGCCGTTGCCCACATGGAAGCTTTATACCCCGGTTGGAACCAGTCTTTGTTCAAGCTGCCCAGTCAGCGTCACTTTGTCTATGATGACTCCGACCGCAACATCATCCCCGAGAGTTTCAACTGCTGGGGCAGATGGAAGGGTTGCTCATGGTCGGCCATTGCGAGAGGAATCGACTACCTCTGGCAACTTCCCATTTACCCTATGCCTACCAACGGCCCTGGACCTGGCAACTGTGGCAGAGTCAGCTGCAGTTACGACTCCGCCATCTGGTGGTGCAATGAT AACGACTTTTCAAAGACTGTGAGATGGATCAACATCTCCGCGGGGGCCGAATACATGAACGGGGCCTTTGGGAGCTTCTGGGGCAACAAGGGGAAGTGTGTGGACTCAGATGATGGCGCCTGGCAGAGCGCGGGTCAGGCGTTCTACCCGGGGAATTTCAACGTCATCCTCAACGCTGACAAGTGCTGA
- a CDS encoding hypothetical protein (EggNog:ENOG503PYSF) produces MTTDNSATVPAYLSYLRHQPYLPPAPPIDEKVAPAYWAHQCAVSGKEEWDFWHGGPHTCKHGCGYKTNPTTILRNRDGQQLETIEGENLLEDRFVDWWAICCRCQRWQQNVLPAHPLHGRIQKVNGENCCDHCRNLTTSTSDCTSCLAITKYREVTRTLSGVDIPGAARSRHHQIIITRRQQSRPRFNFGGELSAGSTIGDEENKNQKADLEDIEKMKECRNDEEENGKKEQGKERKGDDEKVSQASG; encoded by the exons ATGACCACCGACAACAGCGCCACCGTGCCGGCCTACCTGTCATACCTACGCCATCAGCCGTACTTGCCGCCCGCTCCACCGATCGACGAGAAAGTCGCGCCGGCCTACTGGGCGCATCAGTGCGCAGTCAGCGGCAAAGAAGAGTG GGACTTTTGGCACGGTGGTCCGCACACCTGCAAACATGGGTGCGGCTACAAGACGAACCCCACCACGATTCTGCGCAACAGAGACGGACAGCAGCTGGAGACCATTGAGGGCGAGAATTTGCTGGAGGATCGTTTCGTGGATTGGTGGGCGATCTGTTGCCGTTGCCAGCGGTGGCAGCAGAATGTCTTGCCTGCGCATCCTCTTCATGGACGAATTCAAAAGGTCAATGGAGAAAACTGTTGCGATCACTGTCGCAACTTGACGACGAGCACCAGCGACTGCACAAGCTGTCTTGCAATCACCAAGTACCGCGAAGTCACGCGTACGTTGAGCGGGGTGGATATCCCTGGTGCCGCTCGAAGCCGGCATCACCAGATCATAATCACGAGGCGCCAGCAATCCCGCCCGAGGTTCAATTTTGGGGGCGAATTGTCCGCCGGTTCGACGATTGGAGATGAAGAGAATAAGAATCAGAAGGCGGATCTGGAGGACATTGAGAAAATGAAGGAATGCCGAaacgatgaggaggagaatgggaagaaggagcagggcAAGGAACGtaagggggatgatgagaaggtgTCACAGGCGTCTGGTTGA
- a CDS encoding hypothetical protein (COG:T; EggNog:ENOG503P1EH): MEAELVKLRKEVEDAKRRAEVAERRAEEAQRKVRNTTLVEYLKYWHQHLCTTFEVQRDPRLTTAGPASAPHGKLCPTYLRHWDDFDTLQRRTLDSLFTLYPADQKAFPSPHATRTQGQEMSRGKIGDHLVLDHFVGNFVETPVRPIFARLMK, encoded by the coding sequence ATGGAGGCAGAGCTTGTGAAGTTACGAAAGGAAGTTGAGGATGCTAAGCGTCGGGCAGAGGTGGCTGAGCGCCGGGCAGAGGAGGCCCAACGCAAGGTCCGCAACACCACACTTGTCGAGTACCTAAAATATTGGCACCAGCATCTCTGTACCACGTTCGAAGTACAGCGGGATCCCAGGCTTACTACAGCCGGCCCTGCTTCGGCCCCTCATGGCAAGCTTTGTCCTACCTATCTCCGACACTGGGACGACTTTGACACGCTACAACGCCGCACCCTCGACAGCTTATTCACCCTCTACCCGGCCGATCAAAAAGCCTTCCCGAGCCCGCACGCCACCCGAACACAGGGCCAGGAGATGTCGCGTGGCAAGATCGGAGATCACCTGGTGCTCGACCACTTTGTGGGCAACTTCGTTGAGACGCCCGTACGACCCATCTTCGCCCGGCTGATGAAGTAA
- a CDS encoding hypothetical protein (EggNog:ENOG503P1A1; COG:S), which produces MDPVSGAASIIAIIQIADKVIRACESDEFSALETLAASDGPLESCQKAMMDLERLLPPYQSSGPTATGAKYSKAKTVLSSLAWPFKEGKATKLLDEIKQHKGTILLALTTDTAYVRLLCVHFEYY; this is translated from the exons ATGGATCCAGTTAGTGGTGCTGCAagcatcatcgccatcatccAGATCGCCGACAAAGTCATACGAGCGTGCGAATC CGATGAATTTAGTGCCCTTGAGACACTGGCAGCCTCAGATGGGCCCCTTGAGAGCTGCCAGAAGGCGATGATGGATTTGGAGCGGCTTCTACCTCCCTACCAAAGCTCTGGTCCAACAGCAACCGGTGCAAAGTATTCGAAGGCCAAGACTGTCCTGTCGTCTTTGGCGTGGCCGTtcaaggaggggaaggcgACCAAGTTGCTTGATGAAATTAAACAGCACAAGGGCACAATATTGCTAGCTCTAACAACGGATACGGCGTATGTACGGTTGCTATGCGTCCATTTCGAGTATTACTGA
- a CDS encoding hypothetical protein (EggNog:ENOG503PWYV) translates to MKLTSGLALVAATFRLALASEPTFETLVSREINLLQRTEYDICQADCSLAGVSFPDKNTLQLPLEDYYSERCPEIFFGNYDNPKGKSTVCLDFAGPYLTFTFNPFPGHTTTSAQVTWGLKGNPLYPAGYKPPPPTRTVQCTPGQDGTFLCKVPFNEIINASSHAEIKHLLEGMCPNGDEAGLTLYLQFAGSVIVPDSHEPIHFQQQFPCKPGGRNKHGICTSYDCDYDYFEITYRCSKCLVAPCHATCDTTPAYGYQSPRNSHDLNTQKGTDCKSSWGWYETPSIHDLRRGIHGHLYIQEKGKYYERIGSWAATINALKKLDVKLKITPGLKYVIEKVNINLSCLPITTCKSDSFTYTKDVLGGLQEYDTDGIHYPACGRRSRVYLIVSADVGNPENQDGVCERPHHDEPSHNGKPHDDKPSHSDKPAHDGQPHDGKPHDGGSPNDKPHHDQPSHHGQPSHHGGLPHHGGLPHHGGLPHHGGLPHHGGLPHHGGLPHHGGLPHHGGLPHHGGLTHHEGPLHHHKLHDGTPSHDKKRSRD, encoded by the coding sequence ATGAAGCTCACCTCGGGTTTGGCGCTTGTTGCCGCAACCTTCCGGCTTGCCTTGGCCTCTGAGCCAACCTTTGAGACTCTTGTTTCCAGGGAGATCAACCTTCTCCAACGGACCGAGTACGACATCTGCCAGGCAGACTGTAGTCTAGCCGGCGTTTCATTCCCTGACAAGAACACTCTTCAGCTACCACTTGAGGACTACTACTCTGAGAGATGTCCTGAGATTTTCTTTGGCAATTACGACAATCCCAAGGGGAAATCGACAGTCTGTCTTGATTTTGCTGGACCGTATTTGACCTTCACCTTCAACCCATTTCCcggccacaccaccacatctGCCCAGGTCACCTGGGGACTCAAGGGCAACCCTCTCTACCCAGCTGGAtacaaaccaccaccacccacaagAACTGTTCAGTGTACACCAGGTCAGGATGGCACTTTCCTGTGCAAGGTTCCTTTCAACGAAATTATTAATGCTTCCAGCCATGCCGAGATCAAACACCTTCTTGAGGGCATGTGCCCCAACGGCGACGAAGCGGGCCTCACCCTCTATCTCCAATTCGCCGGAAGCGTTATTGTACCGGATTCACACGAACCGATTCATTTCCAACAACAGTTTCCCTGCAAGCCCGGCGGTCGTAACAAACACGGCATATGCACCTCCTACGACTGTGACTACGACTATTTCGAGATCACCTACCGTTGCAGCAAGTGCCTAGTTGCCCCTTGCCATGCAACATGCGATACGACACCTGCTTACGGCTATCAGAGCCCTCGAAACTCCCATGATCTCAACACACAGAAGGGCACAGATTGCAAGAGCAGCTGGGGTTGGTATGAGACGCCCAGTATTCACGACCTCAGAAGGGGCATACACGGCCATCTCTACATCCAAGAAAAGGGCAAGTACTACGAGAGGATTGGCAGCTGGGCTGCTACCATCAACGCcctgaagaagctggacGTCAAGCTCAAGATTACACCTGGCCTGAAGTACGTCATTGAAAAagtcaacatcaacctctcctGCCTCCCCATTACGACCTGCAAATCGGATTCTTTCACGTACACCAAGGATGTGCTCGGAGGCCTTCAAGAGTACGACACGGACGGCATCCACTACCCTGCGTGCGGCCGGCGCTCTAGGGTTTACTTGATCGTTTCGGCGGATGTTGGGAATCCTGAGAATCAAGACGGTGTATGCGAGCGTCCACATCATGATGAGCCTTCCCACAATGGAAAGCCACACGACGACAAGCCGTCGCACAGCGATAAGCCTGCTCATGACGGTCAGCCCCACGACGGGAAGCCACATGATGGAGGGTCACCCAATGATAAGCCTCACCACGACCAGCCCTCTCACCACGGGCAGCCCTCTCACCACGGCGGGCTCCCTCACCACGGCGGGCTCCCTCATCACGGCGGGCTCCCTCATCACGGCGGGCTCCCTCACCACGGCGGGCTCCCTCATCACGGCGGGCTCCCTCATCACGGCGGGCTCCCTCACCACGGCGGACTCCCTCATCATGGCGGGCTCACTCACCACGAAGggccccttcaccaccacaaactcCATGATGGCACACCTTCTCACGACAAGAAGCGTTCCCGTGATTAA
- a CDS encoding hypothetical protein (COG:S; EggNog:ENOG503Q3XV) yields MASPRVTLFLSIPFMIIGFLLSRSPSMMTSVSPSKPWADGPMKLITTPQFQTKKTDIFTSGATHMALLHNSILRGYNSIYHQAPLLLDQDKADFIGYALAWSRFVKSHHDDEEASLFTKVEELLQDKTVFEETHHEHESFLAGLAEFEKYLSGLQSPTDFSADELLQIMSTFQEPFEKHFHSEISTIAKFSEHPNAPKEGTPENTAAAATFKAWGKSTVTKAGMTDVVPFFLLNLDRTVEDGMWAHWPPMPAPIKWGLINIAGAFHSGWWKFASCDANGQPQELWAYRAAAIKSQKEEQARA; encoded by the exons ATGGCGAGCCCGAGAGTAACTCTGTTTCTCTCTATTCCGTTCATGATTATTGGCTTTCTGCTGAGCCGCTCACCGTCCATGATGACCTCTGtttccccctccaaaccttGGGCTGATGGGCCCATGAAGCTCATCACTACGCCCCAGTTCCAGACCAAGAAGACTGATATCTTCACATCGGGAGCCACCCATATGGCTTTGCTCCATAACTCCATCCTCCGCGGCTACAATTCCATCTACCACCAGGCTCCGCTGCTGCTCGACCAGGACAAGGCCGACTTCATCGGCTATGCCCTCGCTTGGTCTCGCTTCGTGAAGTCACACcacgatgatgaagaggcaTCTCTCTTCaccaaggtggaggagctgctgCAGGACAAGACGGTGTTTGAGGAGACTCATCATGAGCACG AATCTTTCCTTGCCGGCCTAGCTGAGTTTGAGAAGTACCTCTCCGGCCTCCAATCTCCCACCGACTTCTCCGCCGACGAGCTTTTGCAAATCATGAGCACATTCCAAGAGCCTTTCGAGAAACATTTCCACAGCGAGATATCCACCATTGCCAAGTTCTCCGAGCACCCCAATGCGCCGAAGGAGGGCACCCCCGAGAACACTGCCGCGGCGGCTACATTCAAGGCATGGGGCAAGAGCACTGTTACCAAGGCCGGCATGACGGATGTCGtgcccttcttcctcctcaacttgGACCGTACGGTCGAGGATGGGATGTGGGCCCACTGGCCTCCCATGCCGGCACCGATCAAATGGGGCTTGATCAACATCGCGGGGGCTTTCCActcggggtggtggaagttTGCGTCTTGTGATGCGAATGGTCAACCGCAGGAGCTGTGGGCTTATCGTGCTGCGGCTATCAAGTCAcaaaaggaggagcaggccaGGGCTTAG